In Mytilus trossulus isolate FHL-02 chromosome 6, PNRI_Mtr1.1.1.hap1, whole genome shotgun sequence, a single window of DNA contains:
- the LOC134723637 gene encoding uncharacterized protein LOC134723637 gives MKIERIMPLVYTYIVFVLVPLILNQVYVNANYGLQCIQCDNDHRERFCRESIGTDDNGHGSFTAFTVTLNRNSVKWLHGEIVKYTRVLTNIGNTYNTHTGIFTVKTDGVYAVSAAMIGGPGQITHYSIRKNNHVMVWLFTGAKFDIAAQTINLALRKGDRLWIVLEGCAVLITHVVHPYHQFSAVLVKPGKF, from the exons ATGAAAATTGAAAGGATAATGCCACTTGTTTATACCTACATCGTGTTTGTTTTGGTCCCATTGATATTGAACCAGGTATACGTAAATGCCAATTACGGACTTCAGTGTATTCAATGTGATAATGACCACAGAGAGCGATTCTGTCGTGAAAGTATTGGTACAG atgataATGGTCATGGTTCATTTACTGCATTTACAGTCACTTTAAATCGGAATAGCGTAAAATGGCTTCATGGAGAAATAGTAAAATACACCCGTGTCCTCACTAATATTGGTAATACTTACAATACCCACACGGGTATTTTTACTGTTAAAACGGATGGTGTTTACGCTGTGTCAGCTGCTATGATAGGAGGCCCAGGTCAAATCACTCATTATTCTATCAGGAAGAATAACCACGTGATGGTGTGGCTATTCACTGGTGCGAAATTCGACATTGCAGCCCAAACCATCAACCTTGCACTGAGGAAAGGAGACAGGCTTTGGATTGTACTGGAAGGGTGCGCTGTTTTAATTACTCATGTTGTACATCCTTATCATCAATTTAGTGCAGTTCTGGTAAAGCcaggaaaattttga